In Vibrio sp. STUT-A11, a genomic segment contains:
- a CDS encoding glycoside hydrolase family 32 protein, with translation MSITPILSLCGGIENISRTLLTEKDLMIEVRNIDLVQDSALIEKREEVQGETQLTFSRPTGLSTEALLEVGEAISAQQSKHFSALQDPVECEYRPSWHISPPQGLLNDPNGFIYHNGEYHLFYQWYPYSCEHKDKHWVHLTSQDLVNWEWQSVALTPSLWCDSHGVFSGHALSQGEELMLFYTGNTRIGQERDRQTTQCLATSRDGVSFTKYGPVIDALPPNVTPHIRDPKVVRHNDKWLMLLGAQTTELKGRLAIYQSEDLYQWEFVGLFGEEMGDFGYMWECPDLFTLDEQMYVVIGPQGIPSFSEYNTIPHHNGIVKAHWSGENGLKLGDFQHLDFGFDFYAPQSMQTPDGRRVMCGWMGLPDEVDQPSRDNGWVHQLTAMRELTYRDGTLYQWPIAEMESLIESSSEINIDANGLDIGTKSFDLTVTLDWGDELNLFENSVQKFVLRADEENRCLIMDRSQTLNRAQDTIRELPLASERIELRILADNSSIEVFVNGGAAVMTSRIFTDQDATRISVSGQVTNATLHRFRAAKAPFQQR, from the coding sequence ATGTCCATAACACCAATTCTTTCTCTTTGTGGAGGTATTGAAAATATCTCTCGCACACTGCTTACAGAAAAAGATCTTATGATAGAAGTCCGGAATATCGATCTGGTTCAGGATTCCGCTCTGATCGAAAAGCGAGAAGAGGTTCAGGGGGAGACTCAGTTAACATTCTCCCGACCAACTGGGTTAAGCACTGAAGCGTTGCTTGAAGTGGGAGAGGCTATTTCTGCACAGCAATCTAAACATTTTTCTGCTTTACAAGACCCTGTTGAGTGCGAATATCGTCCATCCTGGCATATCTCCCCACCTCAGGGGTTGCTCAACGACCCAAATGGGTTCATTTATCATAACGGTGAATACCATCTTTTCTATCAGTGGTACCCATACAGTTGTGAACATAAAGATAAACACTGGGTACACTTGACCAGCCAGGATCTGGTTAATTGGGAGTGGCAATCTGTTGCTCTGACGCCTTCTCTTTGGTGTGACAGCCATGGTGTATTTTCTGGACACGCGCTGAGTCAGGGTGAAGAGTTGATGTTGTTCTACACGGGCAACACCCGTATAGGGCAAGAGCGGGACCGACAGACCACCCAATGTTTGGCGACTTCCCGTGACGGGGTGAGCTTTACTAAGTATGGCCCGGTTATTGACGCTCTGCCGCCTAATGTCACGCCTCATATTCGAGATCCGAAAGTCGTCAGACACAATGATAAGTGGCTAATGCTGCTCGGTGCACAGACAACCGAGCTGAAAGGGCGCCTGGCTATTTACCAGTCTGAAGATCTGTACCAATGGGAGTTCGTTGGTTTGTTTGGTGAAGAGATGGGTGATTTTGGCTATATGTGGGAATGCCCGGATTTGTTTACTCTGGATGAACAGATGTATGTGGTGATTGGGCCGCAAGGCATACCATCTTTCTCGGAATACAATACCATTCCTCATCATAACGGTATTGTGAAAGCGCACTGGAGCGGAGAAAACGGTCTGAAACTGGGGGATTTTCAACATTTAGACTTCGGTTTCGATTTTTACGCCCCACAAAGTATGCAAACTCCAGATGGCAGACGAGTCATGTGCGGCTGGATGGGGTTGCCGGATGAAGTTGACCAGCCAAGCAGAGATAATGGCTGGGTACATCAGCTTACTGCGATGAGAGAGCTGACTTATCGAGATGGTACTCTATACCAGTGGCCTATTGCGGAGATGGAATCTCTTATTGAGTCTTCTTCTGAGATCAATATTGATGCAAATGGGCTGGATATTGGAACTAAGTCCTTCGATCTGACGGTTACGTTAGATTGGGGCGATGAACTGAATCTATTTGAAAACTCCGTGCAGAAATTCGTATTACGAGCGGATGAAGAAAACCGATGTCTAATAATGGACCGTTCACAAACACTTAATCGTGCCCAAGATACGATTCGTGAGCTGCCATTGGCGAGTGAACGTATTGAACTTCGTATTCTTGCCGATAATTCTTCGATTGAAGTCTTTGTAAACGGCGGTGCTGCGGTTATGACATCGCGTATATTTACCGATCAAGATGCAACCAGAATATCCGTCAGTGGCCAGGTTACCAATGCGACATTACACCGGTTCAGAGCAGCGAAAGCGCCATTTCAGCAACGATAA
- a CDS encoding aminoimidazole riboside kinase: MSTIWVTGDAVVDLIPDSDSTYLKCPGGAPANVAVAIARLGGTAAFFGRVGLDPLGRFMKETLTNESVNTDFMLLDEAQRTSTVIVDLDDSGERSFTFMVKPSADQFLLPTDIPSFTKGDWLHVCSIALANEPSRSSTLKAMRDIKEAGGFVSFDPNLREEVWADPEQLKPVVRQAVELADVVKFSDDELLFLTDTGSLEQGLDAIKCFNNTLVLITQGAKGALTVFEGEQELIAGQAVKPVDTTGAGDAFVGGLLAKLAQQSEWANKETIHAAVNWANGCGALATTQKGAMTALPTQEALLAYI, from the coding sequence ATGAGCACAATTTGGGTGACTGGTGATGCGGTCGTTGACTTGATTCCGGACTCCGATTCCACGTATCTGAAATGTCCTGGGGGCGCCCCTGCCAATGTTGCGGTAGCAATCGCTCGATTGGGCGGCACGGCTGCATTTTTTGGCCGTGTGGGGCTTGATCCTTTGGGTCGCTTTATGAAAGAAACGTTGACCAATGAATCCGTAAATACCGATTTTATGTTGCTTGACGAGGCACAACGAACGTCTACTGTCATTGTTGATTTGGATGATTCTGGCGAGCGTAGCTTTACCTTTATGGTCAAACCAAGTGCTGATCAGTTCTTGCTTCCTACAGACATTCCTTCTTTCACAAAGGGAGACTGGCTGCATGTATGTTCGATAGCTCTGGCGAATGAGCCAAGCCGAAGCAGTACATTAAAAGCAATGCGAGACATTAAAGAGGCAGGCGGTTTTGTTAGCTTTGATCCTAATCTTCGCGAAGAGGTATGGGCCGATCCAGAGCAACTTAAACCGGTCGTGCGCCAAGCGGTAGAACTGGCAGATGTTGTTAAGTTTTCAGACGACGAGCTGCTTTTCTTAACCGATACCGGCTCTTTAGAACAAGGTTTAGACGCGATTAAGTGTTTCAATAATACGCTCGTGTTGATCACTCAAGGAGCAAAAGGTGCACTAACCGTATTTGAAGGAGAGCAAGAATTGATTGCAGGGCAAGCGGTGAAACCGGTAGATACAACAGGTGCAGGAGATGCATTTGTCGGCGGTTTACTGGCGAAATTGGCGCAACAATCAGAATGGGCGAACAAAGAGACCATTCACGCCGCGGTAAATTGGGCGAATGGTTGCGGTGCGCTTGCCACAACTCAAAAAGGCGCAATGACGGCTTTGCCGACTCAGGAAGCGCTGCTCGCTTACATTTAA